From Lolium perenne isolate Kyuss_39 chromosome 5, Kyuss_2.0, whole genome shotgun sequence, a single genomic window includes:
- the LOC127299690 gene encoding zinc finger protein STAR3 → MDRGKNIIQEESANFSSCPLISNYQGSSENLLLDMGIQHPFPAFTSPLDAAPSASIPHMDWNPDTMLDNLTFIEAKIGQVKNVIRSMVGNGGQLWTEPGQQQQQQQVNADLTCLIVQLISTAGSLLPSLKNSSFLSHPPAGQMVNLAGTSSNSNPNAAVSEDHKEELGSPDYEEFFTGLTDGAVEGIDIENVVVKDHDVKDGNEGGEAGMDGDSLPPGSYELLQLEKDEILAPHTHFCAICGKGFKRDANLRMHMRGHGDEYKSPAALAKPPRDASMDQDTVVKRYSCPFAGCKRNKLHKSFLPLKTILCVKNHYKRSHCEKSHTCSRCHAKKFSIMADLKTHEKHCGQVKWLCSCGTTFSRKDKLFAHVGLFKGHTPLLPVDEPEAADKVAHAGGHQEPAKVEISMGSSFMWGNSSGNGGEPLGVSGLDGCSDDFLCTSNFGSFGFGLGQCHGFPEDQSEGLFQMLPSDHYQSGEKNGES, encoded by the coding sequence ATGGACCGCGGCAAGAATATCATCCAGGAGGAATCTGCAAACTTCAGCTCATGTCCTCTGATTTCAAACTACCAGGGCAGTTCAGAGAATCTGCTCCTTGACATGGGGATCCAACATCCCTTTCCAGCATTTACCTCACCATTGGATGCTGCACCATCCGCCAGCATCCCACACATGGATTGGAACCCGGATACCATGCTTGACAACCTCACATTTATTGAAGCTAAGATTGGGCAAGTAAAAAATGTTATCCGTTCAATGGTTGGCAATGGTGGCCAGTTATGGACTGAACcagggcagcagcaacaacaacagcaggTCAATGCAGACCTGACATGCCTCATAGTTCAGCTCATCTCTACTGCTGGGAGCCTTCTCCCGTCACTGAAGAACTCATCCTTTTTGAGTCACCCCCCTGCAGGGCAGATGGTTAATCTTGCTGGCACAAGCTCAAACTCGAATCCTAATGCAGCCGTCTCTGAAGATCACAAGGAGGAATTGGGTAGCCCTGACTACGAAGAGTTCTTCACGGGATTGACTGATGGTGCTGTGGAGGGTATTGACATTGAGAATGTTGTTGTCAAGGATCACGATGTCAAGGATGGCAATGAAGGCGGTGAGGCTGGCATGGATGGAGATAGCCTACCGCCGGGCTCGTATGAGCTCTTGCAGCTAGAGAAGGATGAGATCTTGGCTCCACACACACATTTCTGCGCCATCTGTGGAAAGGGCTTCAAGAGGGATGCGAACCTGCGGATGCACATGAGAGGGCATGGCGACGAGTACAAGAGCCCTGCCGCGCTGGCCAAACCACCTAGAGACGCGAGCATGGACCAAGACACCGTCGTGAAGAGGTACTCATGCCCGTTTGCCGGGTGCAAGCGGAACAAGCTGCACAAGAGCTTCCTTCCCCTCAAGACGATTCTGTGCGTGAAGAACCACTACAAACGGAGCCACTGCGAGAAGAGCCACACCTGCAGTCGGTGTCATGCCAAGAAGTTCTCCATCATGGCTGACCTGAAGACACACGAAAAGCACTGTGGCCAGGTTAAGTGGCTGTGCTCTTGCGGCACAACCTTCTCAAGGAAGGACAAGCTCTTCGCACACGTGGGGCTGTTCAAGGGCCACACGCCGTTGTTGCCGGTGGACGAGCCCGAGGCCGCAGATAAGGTGGCTCACGCAGGAGGCCATCAAGAACCAGCTAAGGTTGAAATCTCCATGGGTAGTAGCTTCATGTGGGGTAACTCTTCAGGCAATGGCGGTGAGCCGTTAGGTGTCAGTGGGCTCGACGGCTGCAGCGACGACTTCCTTTGTACATCGAATTTTGGCTCCTTTGGCTTCGGTTTGGGGCAATGCCATGGGTTTCCAGAAGATCAGTCCGAGGGGTTATTCCAGATGCTGCCTTCGGACCACTACCAAAGTGGTGAAAAGAATGGGGAGAGCTAA
- the LOC127299689 gene encoding serine--tRNA ligase produces the protein MLDINLFRKEKGGDPELVRNSQRSRFESVELVDEVIALDEAWRQRQFELDKIRQELNKTSKEIGKLKAKKQDATELIQSTEEIKGRLAAKETEVQEAKTTLDAKLVTIGNIVHESVPVSKDEANNAIVRTWGERRLEGNLKNHVDLCIMLDIVALEKGADVAGGRGYFLKGDGVLLNQALINFGLAFLRGRNFTPMQTPFFMRKEIMGKCAQLAQFDEELYKVTGDGEDKYLIATSEQPLCAYHLGDRIYPGDLPIRYSGFSTCFRKEAGSHGRDTAGIFRVHQFEKIEQFCVTSPNDNESWEMHEEMIKNSEDFYKEIGLPYQVVSIVSGALNDAAAKKYDLEAWFPASKTFRELVSCSNCTDYQARRLGIGYGQKKNDEQSKQFVHMLNSTLTATERTLCCILENYQKEDGVEVPKVLQPLMGGIDFLPFKRPLDSKQASDAKPNKSKPKGNAA, from the exons ATGCTCGACATCAACCTCTTCCGCAAGGAGAAGGGCGGCGACCCTGAGCTTGTCCGCAACTCGCAGCGCAGCCGCTTCGAGTCCGTCGAGCTCGTCGACGAGGTCATCGCCCTCGACGAGGCGTGGCGACAGA GGCAGTTCGAGCTCGACAAGATCCGCCAGGAGCTCAACAAGACCAGCAAAGAGATCGGCAAGCTCAAGGCC AAAAAGCAGGATGCGACGGAGCTGATACAGAGCACAGAAGAGATTAAGGGCAGGTTGGCCGCCAAGGAAACGGAGGTACAGGAGGCCAAGACCACACTCGATGCCAAGCTCGTCACCATTGGCAACATCGTCCATGAATCTGTTCCCGTCAGCAAAGACGAG GCAAACAATGCTATTGTGCGGACATGGGGAGAGAGGAGACTAGAGGGGAACTTGAAGAATCACGTGGATCTTTGCATAATGCTTGACATTGTAGCTCTGGAGAAGG GTGCTGATGTAGCTGGTGGAAGAGGTTACTTCTTGAAGGGCGATGGTGTCCTCCTGAACCAGGCGTTGATAAATTTTGGGCTAGCATTCCTAAGAGGACGAAACTTCACACCGATGCAAACTCCGTTTTTCATGAGAAAGGAAATTATGGGAAAATGTGCCCAGTTGGCCCAATTTGACGAGGAGCTCTACAAG GTAACAGGTGACGGTGAGGATAAGTATCTCATAGCTACATCTGAGCAACCACTATGTGCTTATCATCTAGGTGACCGAATTTATCCTGGTGATTTACCGATTAG ATATTCTGGGTTTTCCACCTGCTTCCGGAAAGAAGCTGGTTCACATGGGAGGGACACAGCCGGCATCTTCAGAGTCCACCAGTTTGAAAAGATCGAACAGTTCTGTGTGACAAGTCCAAACGACAATGAATCCTGGGAAATGCATGAGGAGATGATAAAAAATTCAGAAGATTTTTATAAGGAG ATTGGCCTACCATATCAAGTAGTTTCGATTGTCTCTGGTGCTCTTAATGATGCCGCAGCTAAAAAGTATGATTTGGAAGCATGGTTCCCTGCATCAAAAACCTTCAGAGAATTGGTGTCGTGTTCAAATTGCACAGATTATCAGGCAAGGAGACTTGGAATAGGCTATGGCCAGAAAAAG AATGACGAGCAATCCAAGCAGTTTGTTCACATGCTGAATTCTACCCTGACTGCAACTGAGAGAACCCTTTGCTGTATTCTGGAGAACTATCAGAAGGAGGATGGTGTTGAAGTGCCAAAGGTATTGCAACCATTGATGGGTGGAATAGATTTCCTTCCTTTCAAGCGGCCTCTTGATAGCAAACAAGCTAGTGATGCCAAACCCAATAAGTCCAAACCTAAG GGTAATGCAGCTTGA